GAAAATTAGTCGCTTTCATTTCTGCTATACCAGTTCATTTAAATGTCAGAGAAAAGTCTATCAAAAGTGTAGAGATTAATTTCTTATGTGTTCATAAACAATTAAGATCAAAGAGACTGACTCCAGtgttaattaaagaaattacaaGAAGAGTAAACAAACAAGACATTTGGCAAGCTTTGTATACAGCTGGTATTGTACTACCTTCTCCACTTAGTGTATGTAGATACACTCATCGTCCATTGAATTGGGCAAAATTAAACGAAGTTGGATTTACACCATTACCACCAAATTCGACAAAGACTGAAATGGTTGCCAAATACACATTACCAAAGAAAACCACTTTGAAAGGTTTAAGACCgctagaagaaaaagatattgatgaaaCTTTAGAACTTCTAACTAAATATCAAAAGAGATTTGATTTAACTCAAGTATTTACTAGAGAAGAATTTGAACATTGGTTTTTAGCTGATGCACACCATAAAACATTGCCatacaaaaataaagtcATATTCTCTTATGttcttgaaaataatgaggGGAAAATTACTGATTTCTTCTCCTTCTACTCTTTaccattttcaattctaaATAATCCAACTTACAAAGAATTAGGAGTTGGTTACTTGTTTTATTATGCCTCTGATGCGGATTTTGCATATAATGATAGATTTAATGAGGAAGCCACTTCTGCTTTAAAGAAGAGACTTGTCAAATTGATGAATGAAGCCTGTATACTTGCTAATAATGCAGGCCTGGATGTTTTCAATGCCTTATCTTCTCAAGATAATAATCTATTTTTAgatgatttgaaatttggtTTGGGTGATGGGTTATTaaatttctatttattcaattacaaAGCTTTCCCAATTGAAGGTGGTCTAAATGAAGACCACTCTCTTGATGTTAGCAAACGTAGTAACGTTGGTGTTGTCATGCTATAATTGGCATTATAAAAGAATCATTCATAcacttattttattttcctgGATTATAACTGATTAcagaaatataaatatattatgtatatagatatatcaTATACATACACACAGCCTTAATAGatattatttactttttttttatttcacttctataattaatactttatatattattaataagcCATATTACTATAGTCTCCTCTTTTCTACTTGTAGATAAGAGTTTGTTGAGCAGAATGGAGGCATAGTTTAaaacaattcaaaattttacatttattttttattattatttccagGTATTATATTACTCAATCAGGAATATATTGTTGTATTGGTTTTCGGCTAAATATTCCACTTACCTAGCCATTTAATTTACAAGATCTCGATTTTTCCGTTATATCGTATTTATCTAGAAAAGCAAATGTCAGCCATTTCCGAAAGTGTCGTAAATCTGCGGGGAGATTTAGTTAcattatagaaaaaaaggcTGGGAAAAAAAGAGGCTGGTAGATCTAAGAACAAGCCACAATTTTAAAGATCTCAACCGGACTATAATTCTTAGACACTGGAAAAAGGGTTTAGGGCATAGGTAATCATGATTCAGTTTTCAGTATTGCTGGGTACTCATAGAAAACTCCATTAAGgcataatttgaaataattccTGGCATATTTTCCTGTCTAGGAAATGCAAAATCGTTGAACTTTGAACAATGATATTATCTCGAAAAAAGAGTTTTTAGTGAAAAAGTTTATCGACTTAAAAATAGTCTTGAACTATATAAAAGCAAAggaattttataaatattgaataatattgtttgtatcaaatattttttacaatatataaaatatcatcatcaaacAAAGACCAAAACATTAACAAAAGTTTTCTCAGACATCCAAACTTACAATGAAATTCTCTactcaattattattttctgttGCTTCTGCTGCTTCTATTACCCTTGCTAAAGAAATGGGTACTCTAGATAATTTCGATGATACTACTGCTGGCGCCGTTTTAGCCGATGATAGCACTGCTGCTACTGATGATTACAGCGAATGGACTAACACTGTGACTACTGCCATCAAAGAGAGCTGGGAAGATGAATTAGTCTCTGGTGCCAAGAGTATTGCTACCAAGATTGCTACTGGTGCTGAAAGTGTTGCTACCAAAGTTGCTACTGGAGCTGAAAGTGTTGCTACCAAAGTTGCTACTGGAGCTGAAAGTGTTGCTACTAAAGTAGCAACTGATGCCAAGAGTGTTGCAACTGAGGGTGCCTCTAAAGTTAAAGATACCTTTGATACTACTACAGATGCTACCTATGTAGGTAAATCATCCATTGAAGACTCATTAAAAGTTTCTACTCAAGCTAGTAATGGCCAATTTGCAGTTGAACCATCTGCAACTGTTGTTTCTACAAACGCTAATGGTGATGTCACCACTGAATATTTATGGGTTGCTGCATCTGAAACAGATAGTAAAGCTGACAAGAAACATGACAAAACAGAAACTTTAGCTTCCAGTAATGTGGAAGAATCAATCACTTCTGCTATCGAATCTGCTACTAGTACCAAAAGTAAAAAcgataagaaaaattctaaagatGAAAGTGAAACTTCAGGAGCTTCTTCAAAGACCGGTCTATATGCTGATGAACCATTAAGCACTTTGGTTGGTACTAATTCAAATGGTGAAACATACACTTCTATGGTCTGGTGGTTACCATCCTCTGAAATGACTAAATTGGTTGCATCTAAAACTTCAGCTTCAGATGATAAATCTTCAGACAATGAATCTTCCACTTCTAAAGAAAAAGCTGACAAGAAGACTAAGGAAAAATCTAAACAATCTTCTAGCACAGAATTTACTACACATGTTACTACTATTAAGAGTAAATACGTTACAACTGAACACGACAAAGCTAAAACTTTAACTACTACCTACATTGATACTGAAATTAGCGCCTTCCATACTGTTAAAGTAGCTATGATTAAAAATGACACTGCTAACGCTGCTGATAAGAACGGTGTTGCATTAGGTGTCGGTGCTGCCTGTATTGCCGCCTTCTTATTATAGACCAATTCCTGTTGAACCAAatcaactttttttttgtcattCACTTTTACAATAATCTATTCATAAAAACAGAAACAAAACAAACCCCATTGCATATTACCAAAGAGACTCTGCTTTTTGGTAAAAATAACGttaaatatcaaattagTTAGTAGAcattatataaaaacaaataactctacataaaaaaataaacatagttcaatattattaaaaaataaatctgataaataaaacgatcatataaaaaaacacataataataaaataatacaacaagaaaaatt
This DNA window, taken from Henningerozyma blattae CBS 6284 chromosome 3, complete genome, encodes the following:
- the NMT1 gene encoding glycylpeptide N-tetradecanoyltransferase NMT1 (similar to Saccharomyces cerevisiae NMT1 (YLR195C); ancestral locus Anc_7.357), with translation MDEAGLKEIILSPEEKAKKLQELLKLLQLNNGDITKLTQQQRKEMKDYKFWSTQPVPSFDEKVSAEGAIDKIKTPADIPDEPLPMVADFEWSTIDVDDAKDLEDVFVLLNENYVEDRDAEFRFNYSKEFFNWALKSPGWRKDWNVGVRVKSTGKLVAFISAIPVHLNVREKSIKSVEINFLCVHKQLRSKRLTPVLIKEITRRVNKQDIWQALYTAGIVLPSPLSVCRYTHRPLNWAKLNEVGFTPLPPNSTKTEMVAKYTLPKKTTLKGLRPLEEKDIDETLELLTKYQKRFDLTQVFTREEFEHWFLADAHHKTLPYKNKVIFSYVLENNEGKITDFFSFYSLPFSILNNPTYKELGVGYLFYYASDADFAYNDRFNEEATSALKKRLVKLMNEACILANNAGLDVFNALSSQDNNLFLDDLKFGLGDGLLNFYLFNYKAFPIEGGLNEDHSLDVSKRSNVGVVML
- the NCW2 gene encoding Ncw2p (similar to Saccharomyces cerevisiae YLR194C; ancestral locus Anc_7.358), which gives rise to MGTLDNFDDTTAGAVLADDSTAATDDYSEWTNTVTTAIKESWEDELVSGAKSIATKIATGAESVATKVATGAESVATKVATGAESVATKVATDAKSVATEGASKVKDTFDTTTDATYVGKSSIEDSLKVSTQASNGQFAVEPSATVVSTNANGDVTTEYLWVAASETDSKADKKHDKTETLASSNVEESITSAIESATSTKSKNDKKNSKDESETSGASSKTGLYADEPLSTLVGTNSNGETYTSMVWWLPSSEMTKLVASKTSASDDKSSDNESSTSKEKADKKTKEKSKQSSSTEFTTHVTTIKSKYVTTEHDKAKTLTTTYIDTEISAFHTVKVAMIKNDTANAADKNGVALGVGAACIAAFLL